The genomic interval GATTGACAAGCGAGGTGATCAATCACCAGCGGCCAATGCTCCACACCCGTCTTAACCTTCCCAATCAGCTTTGGCTTTTAAACTTCACCATGACTGAAAGTCATCACTGGATTATTGCACCTGTTTCTGGAagtcattttcatgtttgatgcttttttttgtatgtatgtAAAACATTACACAAGAAATTTCACTCCAATCAAAATTTATTGAAATGATAAATTGCTCCTCTAAGATCCTCTCAGTGGAGTTCAATGAAAGCAGAGTTGGAGCAAATACATTAAACAACTTCAGATATTTATAAGGATTCACATCTTAAACTGACTGAAGCAGACTAACAACttaatttaacacatttatatttagtgGTTGTTGCTGAAATCCCAGGCTGGTTCAGGAGTCctcagaacctgcagcagacTCCACATCCCCTCATATTAGGGCAGCAGTTGCAGCAAAACCTGCAGGCAGCAGGGTTACGCTTCCGTCTGTTATACGGCATCTGTGTAAAAGACAAGGGACAGTATTtcatctccagcatcatcagTTTCCTCTGTTCATGGACTCTCCTTCAATGGACCTGAGACATTTGTCTCAGTCCATTCATTGAATTGGACATACCTTCCAGGAGTCGTCTGACATTTCTTGTGCAGCAACTGGATGGTCGTTGCTCAttggctcctccagctcctgaacCTGTCAATGAATTGTTAACATTTATAGTCGGAGTCAGGATTTAACAGTTTGACAAGACCCTCAAAGCGAATGAAATGATTCTGAGTGAAGTTCTTACTTCAGAGACTGGAACAGCAGAGTTCTCCTGAATGCAAATACAGACCAGCATGACGGCCACAGCAACTGTAACACTGAACGTCCTCATGTTTGGAGGTTTGACTGCTTTAGTTCTGAGCTCCTCGGACTCTTCTGGTGACTCCTGTCAGCTCCTTTGACTTCTTCTCCTGTCTGATGGGTGAATGTGACAAATGTGTTGGTATTTATACCGACTGGACTTCTGTTGCCTCATTGGGGGGAAAAGCCTCTGCTGGGAATGAGAATGGGAAAGTCATCAATGATGCAAACTCGGTTTGTTTCCTCCTCAATTCAAAGTACAACCTTTTTATCTAATAGCTAAATGTTGCATCAATCAAGAGAGCAATGCTCCatgaacaacacaaacatgattctgatgtatttatatctaataGTTGTTAATAGTTCAGtgttatacatacatacagattAATCACTCTGACTGTGATTTCATAATGATCttaaatttcaataatttcattatattaatataaagcTGTACAATATTGACATTTGTACATGTTGAGAATTTCTGacagtgtaaaataaatcccaAAGAGAAGTATAAGTTAAAAAAGGCAGTGATTCCAGTTAACTCTGATAACATCagggacatttttaattttcagaacatacagtcttaaataaatatccctcaaaaaagactagaacccttaCATCATCTTCGTAACAAACATGAGCATCAACAACTGCACATATGATGAAATAAACACCTGATTGGCCATTGTGCTCAACGGGCAACCGACTTTGTCACTCttgtttaaatttacatttgtaaTATTTCTGAGACTCCAACTTGAAAGTTTTCATTGCATTAGATCAGGTGGTAAATTGCAGTTACTTGTTGTCACGTAATGCATAAGTGAACATGGAACAAATACACAGCTTGAGTCGACTGTGTATTGtttgcagcacggtggcgcagtggtgagtgctgttgcctcacagctacGGGCTTTCTGGGACATCGTtgcatgttttccccgtgtctgcgtgtgttctctccggcCTCTTCCctgcaccaaaaacatgcaaagtaggtgaattggttgcactaaattgcccataggtgtgtgtgtgtgtgtgtgtgtgaatgattgtctgtctgtgtgtgaccctgcgatgaaccggcggcttgtccagggtgtgccccgcctctcacccgtttacggctgggataggctcaggcacgacccgcgacccagGAACGGACTAAGAGGTTCAgaggataaataaatgaatgaatgaatgtcataGTGAATTATAACAGATTCATGCATTTGGATGCTGTATAATATTAAACTATTAACAACTGTTAAATGTCAAGACATCAGCATCACTGCTGCGTGGCATGTTTAATACTGATCTATTGAACAATGTAACATTTTACTCGAGATCAGAAACACAACTTCCAATTTATTCCACAACAAGAGCTTTTTGAATGATTACATCATTTCCTGTAGATAAATTGATTGTTTGATATTTGCAGCAGACAAACCGACTTTCCATCATCAAGGACTTTCCCATTCTCATTCCCAGCAGAGGCTTTTCCCCCCAATGAGCCAACAGAAGTCCAGTCGGTATAAATACCAACACATTTGTCACATTCACAcatcagagaggagaagaagtcaAAGGAGCTGACAGGAGTCACCAAAAGAGTCCGAGGAGCTCAGAACTAAAGCAGTCAAACCTCCAAACATGAGGACGTTCAGTGTTACAGTTGCTGTGGCCGTCATGCTGGTCTGTATTTGCATTCAGGAGAACTCTGCTGTTCCCGTCTCTGAAGTAAGAACTTCACTCAGAATCATTTCATTCGCTTTGAGGGTCTTGTCAAACTGTTAAATCCTGACTCCGACTATAAATGTTAACAATTCATTGACAGgttcaggagctggaggagccaaTGAGCAACGACCATCCAGTTGCTGCACAAGAAATGTCAGACGACTCCTGGAAGGTATGTCCAATTCGATGAATGGACTGAGACAAATGTCTCAGGTCCATTGAAGGAGAGTCCATGAACAGAGGAtagtgatgatgctggagatgaAATACTGTCCCTTGTCTTTTACACAGATGCCGTATAACAGACGGAAGCGTAACCCTGCTGCCTGCAGGTTTTGCTGCAACTGCTGCCCTAATATGAGTGGATGTGGAgtctgctgcaggttctgagGACTCCTGCACCAGCCTGGGATGTCAGCAACTGCATTTTAAGAATATTCCTGGGTTTGGTCATACCGTGTTATCTTTGTGGTTCAaccttaaataaaaatgtaaggtTATGATAAAATTGAAAAGTGcatcaatgtatttttttttatcaacaacTCAAATTCCTAACTTTGCTTGCATGCATACTTTTAGTCATTTCAAATGCCCTCAGGTGAAATATCCACAATTCATTTTATAAATATTAGTCTGCTGTGGCACATCAAAagttatgttttttttcaacaaCCCATGCAGCAGAGACATTTTAGCATTCCTTCATCTTCGGCACAAAGTTTGGAATTCATCAGGAAGATTCTGTATCAAGACACTGGTCAACAGGCTAAAGGATACAATATAATAACAATATGTTATCAATCActgtgaccaaaaaaaagacaaccacAAATATTCACCACCTCCATCCTCAATGCTTTGTAGAAACCACCTGGCTGCCAGACTTGGAGGATGATCACTAAGACGTCCATTTGATGGAAGACACATGATCAATACTCAAACTGGAGTTTTTGTTTGCTGTCCTTACGTGGAGTCTTCAGTTAAGCTAACAGCTCACTCATAAATAGTTACTGCCCTGATGCAGTTTTTTAATAAACAGTACAAGTATAAAATGTCAACTTGAaactttgaattattattatgattgaTCAATAACAATTGTCACAAAGGGATTGCGACACACCGACGAACAGGGAACTGATGCTGTATGTGCGAAGCTTCAGCTCATCTGTCACCATGCAGGCACCCATACTTGTGTGTCCATGTGTCGTCCTCCTCTGGCCTCTAATAAACAACTCCAGGAGGCAACTTCCTTTTCCAGGGGTCTTCTGCTGCCCAGTGCGAAGCCCAGCCCCCGCTCTGCTGATCTTCACTTGTCATCCAGTATGGAAAACGGAAGTACGGCATCCAGCCATGGTGGCGTGCGTGTTCTAGTGTTACTCATCAATTATAATGACCACAAGGTTGAAATAGAGGGGCCTGGTGTTGATTCAATTCAGACATGGGGTGTTCACTAGTGTAGAACAATGGCAAACCTGTGTGTTTATGatgcaacgcacacacacacacacacaaaacaaatgtacatgTGCACGTCAACAG from Brachionichthys hirsutus isolate HB-005 unplaced genomic scaffold, CSIRO-AGI_Bhir_v1 contig_471, whole genome shotgun sequence carries:
- the LOC137915560 gene encoding hepcidin-like, translating into MRTFSVTVAVAVMLVCICIQENSAVPVSEVQELEEPMSNDHPVAAQEMSDDSWKMPYNRRKRNPAACRFCCNCCPNMRGCGVCCRF
- the LOC137915559 gene encoding hepcidin-like translates to MRTFSVTVAVAVMLVCICIQENSAVPVSEVQELEEPMSNDHPVAAQEMSDDSWKMPYNRRKRNPAACRFCCNCCPNMSGCGVCCRF